A portion of the Pseudomonas protegens CHA0 genome contains these proteins:
- the ptsP gene encoding phosphoenolpyruvate--protein phosphotransferase produces MHNNNNELTLGAPLSGPVLALRSVPDPVFASGAMGDGIAIDPLNDTLHAPCAGQVIQVARTGHAITLRAANGAELLLHLGLDTVELQGEGFALLVKEGQQVRAGQPLLRVDLDHVAQHCRSLISLLILTNGEGFDLRPLTLSTVQVGEPLLHISRRANAGPQPLAQEQSGQQASARIKVAHRGGLHARPAALVRQTALSFNSHSQLTFKDKSAPCTSLIALMSLGIGEQEEVLVSCQGDDCQDALQAMLQTLGTAMAADAHGETPVPAPAAQGPVEDGVLPGVCAAPGLVCGPLVRLNAMVLAEDHGQHAPEPQRQALSTALDQVRGEIRHTLEQARQRRDQQEQDIFSAHLALLEDPTLLDAAEASIAQGRAATHAWSAAITEQCQILQQLGSTLLAERANDLRDLQQRVLRALLGEAWHYDLPAGAIVAAEELTPSDLLQLSAQGVAGLCMAAGGATSHVAILARGKGLPCLVALGPQVLRIDSGRQVVLDANGGRLELEPDPQRIAQVQRAGETQRQRHALQQQKAHEPALTQDGQQIEVAANVASSDEARDAHQGGADGVGLLRTEFLFVDRQTAPDQEEQRQAYQAVLNAMGDKPVIIRTIDVGGDKQLDYLPLPVEANPVLGLRGIRLAQARPELLDQQLRALLQVSPVQRCRVMLPMVTEVAELLHIRQRLDLFAAELGLNQRPELGVMIEVPAAALMAEQLAEHADFLSIGTNDLSQYTLAMDRDHAGLAARVDALHPALLRLIAQTCAGAQRHGRWVGVCGALASDPLATPVLIGLGVSELSVSPPQVGEIKDRVRQLDASQCRQLSQPLLNLPGAAAVRQACERLWPLHS; encoded by the coding sequence ATGCACAACAACAATAACGAACTGACGCTCGGTGCCCCGTTAAGCGGGCCAGTGCTAGCACTACGCAGCGTGCCCGACCCGGTGTTCGCCAGCGGTGCCATGGGCGACGGCATCGCCATCGATCCCCTCAACGACACCCTGCATGCGCCCTGCGCCGGCCAGGTGATCCAGGTCGCACGTACCGGGCACGCAATCACCCTGCGCGCCGCCAATGGGGCCGAACTGCTGCTGCACCTGGGCCTGGACACTGTCGAACTGCAGGGCGAGGGGTTTGCCCTGCTGGTGAAGGAAGGCCAGCAGGTGCGTGCCGGCCAGCCCTTGCTGCGGGTTGATCTGGACCACGTGGCACAGCATTGCCGAAGCCTGATCAGCCTGCTGATCCTGACCAATGGCGAGGGTTTCGACCTGCGCCCGCTGACCCTGTCGACAGTCCAGGTGGGCGAGCCATTACTGCACATCAGCCGGCGCGCCAACGCGGGCCCGCAGCCGCTGGCTCAAGAGCAATCCGGGCAGCAGGCCAGCGCCCGGATCAAGGTCGCCCATCGCGGCGGCCTGCATGCCCGCCCCGCCGCCCTGGTGCGCCAGACCGCCCTGAGCTTCAACAGCCATTCGCAGTTGACCTTCAAGGACAAGAGCGCCCCCTGCACCAGCCTGATTGCCCTGATGAGCCTGGGCATCGGTGAACAGGAAGAAGTGCTGGTCAGTTGCCAGGGCGACGATTGCCAGGATGCCCTGCAGGCGATGCTGCAGACCCTCGGCACCGCGATGGCCGCAGATGCCCATGGCGAAACCCCGGTACCGGCCCCGGCCGCCCAAGGCCCCGTGGAAGACGGCGTGCTGCCGGGCGTCTGCGCCGCGCCGGGCCTGGTGTGCGGACCCCTGGTGCGGCTCAACGCCATGGTCCTGGCGGAGGATCATGGCCAGCATGCACCCGAGCCCCAACGGCAAGCATTGAGCACCGCACTGGACCAGGTGCGCGGGGAAATCCGCCACACCCTGGAGCAGGCCCGGCAACGCCGCGACCAGCAGGAACAGGACATCTTCAGCGCCCACCTGGCGCTGCTCGAAGACCCGACCCTGCTGGACGCCGCCGAAGCCTCCATTGCCCAGGGCCGCGCCGCCACCCATGCCTGGAGCGCGGCGATTACCGAGCAATGCCAGATCCTGCAGCAACTGGGCAGTACGCTGCTGGCTGAACGCGCCAACGACCTGCGGGACCTGCAGCAGCGCGTTCTGCGCGCCCTGCTGGGGGAGGCCTGGCACTATGATCTGCCAGCCGGGGCGATCGTTGCCGCCGAGGAGTTGACCCCTTCCGACCTTCTGCAACTCAGCGCCCAGGGCGTGGCCGGGCTGTGCATGGCCGCCGGCGGTGCCACTTCCCACGTGGCGATCCTCGCCCGGGGCAAAGGCCTGCCTTGCCTGGTGGCCCTGGGCCCGCAAGTGCTGCGCATCGACAGTGGCCGCCAGGTGGTGCTGGATGCCAACGGCGGGCGCCTGGAACTGGAGCCCGACCCGCAGCGCATCGCACAGGTGCAACGGGCCGGTGAAACCCAGCGCCAGCGCCATGCGCTGCAACAGCAAAAAGCCCATGAGCCCGCCCTGACCCAGGACGGCCAGCAGATCGAGGTGGCGGCCAATGTGGCGTCCAGCGATGAAGCCCGGGACGCCCACCAGGGTGGCGCCGACGGCGTCGGCCTGCTGCGCACCGAGTTTCTCTTCGTTGACCGCCAGACCGCCCCCGATCAAGAAGAACAGCGCCAGGCCTATCAGGCAGTGCTCAACGCCATGGGCGACAAGCCGGTGATCATTCGCACCATCGACGTCGGCGGCGACAAACAGCTGGATTACCTGCCCCTGCCGGTGGAAGCCAACCCGGTACTTGGGCTGCGCGGCATCCGCCTGGCCCAGGCGCGCCCTGAACTGCTGGACCAACAACTGCGGGCGCTGCTCCAGGTCAGCCCCGTGCAACGCTGCCGGGTGATGCTGCCGATGGTCACCGAAGTCGCCGAGCTGCTGCACATCCGCCAGCGCCTGGACCTGTTCGCTGCCGAACTGGGCCTGAACCAGCGCCCGGAACTGGGGGTCATGATCGAAGTCCCCGCCGCCGCCCTGATGGCCGAGCAACTGGCCGAACACGCCGACTTCCTGTCCATCGGCACCAACGACCTGTCCCAGTACACCCTGGCCATGGACCGTGATCACGCCGGGCTGGCGGCACGGGTCGACGCCCTGCACCCCGCCCTGCTGCGGCTGATCGCCCAGACCTGCGCCGGCGCCCAGCGCCATGGTCGCTGGGTCGGGGTCTGTGGCGCCCTGGCCTCCGATCCCCTGGCCACACCCGTACTCATCGGCCTGGGCGTCAGCGAGCTGTCGGTCAGCCCGCCACAGGTGGGCGAGATCAAGGACCGGGTGCGCCAGCTGGACGCCAGCCAGTGCCGCCAGCTCAGCCAGCCGCTGCTCAACCTGCCCGGTGCCGCCGCAGTCCGTCAGGCCTGCGAACGGCTTTGGCCTCTGCACTCATAA
- a CDS encoding SIS domain-containing protein has protein sequence MTSKMLEEALSSHLAASNQLQHLDPALLEVAGRLRRQPPQVAMTVARGSSDHAASYFAYLTMQQVGIPVASLPMSVVTMQQAPLRVSGQAVFAFSQSGQSPDLVNSVRLLRKRGALSVAMVNAQNSPLEAASEFFLPLHAGAEQSVAATKSFIATLSASARLIGHWNDDGRLLEAGLALPEGLRQAATQDWSLAVNALRDCQRLMVIGRGAGFAIAQEAALKLKETSAIQAEAFSSAEVRHGPMALIDHDYPLLVFAPRGAEQGGLLSLAADMRQRGAKVLLAAPDDIGERDLTLSRAEHPALDPILAIQSFYVMAAGLAQARSMDPDQPRHLSKVTRTH, from the coding sequence TTGACTTCAAAAATGCTTGAAGAGGCGCTGTCCTCGCACCTGGCCGCGAGCAACCAGTTGCAGCACCTGGACCCGGCGCTGCTCGAGGTCGCCGGCCGCCTGCGCCGCCAGCCGCCACAAGTGGCGATGACCGTGGCCCGGGGCAGCTCCGACCACGCCGCCAGCTACTTCGCCTACCTGACCATGCAGCAAGTGGGTATTCCCGTGGCCTCGCTGCCGATGTCGGTGGTGACCATGCAGCAGGCGCCCCTGCGGGTCAGCGGCCAGGCGGTGTTCGCCTTTTCGCAATCGGGGCAAAGCCCGGACCTGGTAAACAGCGTGCGCCTGCTGCGCAAGCGCGGGGCGCTCAGCGTGGCCATGGTCAACGCGCAAAACAGCCCGCTGGAAGCGGCCAGCGAATTCTTCCTGCCGTTGCACGCCGGCGCCGAGCAGAGCGTGGCCGCCACCAAGAGCTTTATTGCCACCCTCAGTGCCAGCGCGCGACTGATCGGCCACTGGAATGATGACGGACGCTTGCTCGAAGCCGGCCTGGCCCTGCCTGAAGGCTTGCGCCAGGCCGCGACCCAGGATTGGAGCCTGGCCGTCAATGCGCTGCGCGATTGCCAGCGCCTGATGGTGATCGGCCGCGGGGCGGGATTCGCCATTGCCCAGGAAGCCGCGCTCAAGCTCAAGGAAACCTCGGCTATCCAGGCCGAAGCCTTCAGCAGTGCCGAAGTCCGCCACGGCCCCATGGCGCTGATCGACCACGACTATCCGCTGCTGGTGTTCGCCCCCCGCGGCGCCGAGCAGGGCGGCCTGCTGAGCCTGGCCGCCGACATGCGCCAGCGCGGCGCCAAGGTGCTGCTGGCCGCTCCGGACGACATCGGTGAACGGGACCTGACCCTGAGTCGTGCCGAACACCCGGCACTCGACCCGATCCTGGCGATCCAGAGTTTCTACGTCATGGCCGCCGGCCTCGCCCAAGCCCGCAGCATGGACCCCGACCAACCGCGCCACCTGAGCAAAGTGACCCGCACTCACTAA